The Alkalihalophilus pseudofirmus nucleotide sequence ATGACTCAAAAAGAGCCATCCTGATTAATCCTTATTTCGCTCGGACAACAATATGACGATCCCGTCCTTGCCCTTTTGAATAGGTTTCAACACCTGAAACAGACTGCAGTGTTGAATGAATAATTTTTCGTTCCTTAGCACTCATTGGTTCAAGTGAAACAGGTTTATTTATTGCTTTTGCTTTTTCAGCCACGCGATGAGCAAGCTGCATTAGAGCTTCTTTGCGCCGCTCTCTGTAATTTTCAGCATCAACCTCAACAGCAACAAATCCTGCCTCTTTATGGCGGTTAGCAACAAGATTGGTGAGGTAATCAAGCGCCTCAAGCGTTTGCCCCCTCTTCCCAATTAAACGGCCTGCTTCATTCGAACTTTTTATATCAAAGCGAACTTGTTTATCGCCTTGATCAATGTCCTCTTGAACAATCGTTGCAGGAACACCCATTAATGTAACGGTCGATTCGAGAAATGAATAAGCTTCCATGATCGGATCAGGCTTGATGTGAGCTTCAATTGTTGCGGGTCTTGATCCAAATCCAAGAAAACCTTTTTTCGGTTCAGAGACTACTTGATAAGAAAGACGTGCTTCCGTTGTTTCAAGTTCCAACAATGCTTTTTGAACAGCTTCTTCAATCGTATTACCTGATACAGTCACATGGGTCACTTTTTCTTCCCTCCTGCTGCAGCTTCTTCTGTTTTGTTCTTTCCAACGTTTGGACCTGTAATGAAATACGTTTGAGTAATCATAACAAGGTTACCTACTACCCAGTAAAGCGTAAGAGCTGCCGGGAAGAACATAGCAAAGACAAAAATCATAACTGGCATTACATATAGAAGAATTTTCATCTGCGGATTGTCTGTGACCATCATCATCTTCTGTTGGATGAATGTTGTGATCCCTGCCACAATCGGCAAAACAAATGGATCTGGTG carries:
- the jag gene encoding RNA-binding cell elongation regulator Jag/EloR, which gives rise to MTHVTVSGNTIEEAVQKALLELETTEARLSYQVVSEPKKGFLGFGSRPATIEAHIKPDPIMEAYSFLESTVTLMGVPATIVQEDIDQGDKQVRFDIKSSNEAGRLIGKRGQTLEALDYLTNLVANRHKEAGFVAVEVDAENYRERRKEALMQLAHRVAEKAKAINKPVSLEPMSAKERKIIHSTLQSVSGVETYSKGQGRDRHIVVRAK